The genomic DNA TGCTAATTCCTCCATACTTACTTTTTTAAGTGAAGTCGTTTCTTTAAACCATAAAGCAGTAAGTTCATGTGCTATATTTCTATTTCTAAAGGATTTTGAAGTGATTTTATATCTAGTTTGTTCATTTGGTTTCAAAAGCACAGAATTATTAGCATCATAGACCTTTACTAAACCCGTTGCAACTGTAACACTAATTATAGAATCGTTATCTGCTATATTAAAACTTGTACCTAACACCTTTGTATTTATACCTCTTGTTTTAACTATAAATGGTTTTTTTTCATTCCTTTTTACGTTAAAAAAGGCTTCTCCTTCTAAATCTAAATGTCTCGTTCCGTTAAAATTATCAATATATTTTATAGCACTTTTTTTATTTAGAATAACCACACTTCCATCTGTTAATAGCACTTTTTTTATTTGATCGGAGGTATTGGATACTATTAGAATTTTTGAATTATTATTTTGTTTTAAAAACCACATGCTACTTAAACCAATAAGTAAAATTATAGAAGCAGCAACACTTAGTTTAAAAATATAATTAGATTTTGTTTTTTTCTTAATAACAGAATAGATCTCACTTTTTATTTCACTCTTTTCTAAATCACTAAAAAAAAGAGCATGCTTAGTTTCCTTAATAGCTCGTTCTTCAAACGCTATTAATAGCTCTTTCTCTTCTTTAGTTGCCTTTCCTTTTAAAAATTTATTCAAAAGGTTTTTAAATTCTTTTTCAGTCATAAATAAAGTATCTATAAGTAAATACCGAAATAGACGTAACACACGTAAAAAAAATATTTTTTTTATGAAAATTTAAATTTTAATGTTATTTTGAGTGGAATAAAAGGATATTAAATAAGCTTATTATAAGTTTACTTCGCTCTTAATACTTCTAATAGCTAAAGAAATCTGGGTTTCGACAGTTCGTTTCGATATACCTAATTTTTGAGAGATCTCAAAGTTATTAAGTTCTTTAAATCTACTTAAAGTAAAAATTTGATACCGCTTTTTGGGTAATTTGTTAATCGCTTTATTAATACGATCTTCAGTTTCTTTCAATTGAAAACTATCTAAAATTCCACTTGCGTGAGGGGTTTTCAAAACGTCTATTTGATCTATATTCGTCTTATGGAATTTTGTATCTCTAAGTTCTTTATAAACTCGAAAACGCGTTGCTTTAATAAGATATGCTTCAATATTATTATTCTCTATATTTAACCTTCTAACCCAAAAATCAATAAAAACTTCCTGAACAAGATCTTTAGAAAGATCTTTATTTTTTAATAAAGAAAATGCAAGTGCATACATACGTTCCCATAACTTATCATAAAGAACGGCGAAAGCAGACTCATCGGAAAGTTTGATTTTAGTCATTAATTCTTTATAGAAATTAATATTATTGGGTTGTCGTTGCATGTAACAAAGCAAATCAAATTTCAAAGAAACTAGATTACCAAAAAGTAAAGGATATGTTAAGAAGGATTCTTTGTTTGAATCTACAATATCGGTATATTTAGAAAACAAGTACAATAGTAAAAATGCCAGCTATATACCTGCTGTAATTTTAAATGATGCTTATCTTAATGTTATTTAGATTTCTATTGAAAACGGATTTTATATGTTTTATTAATGAAGTAACTACTCCTTTTTCTTAATACTTATAGCCAATTCACCACCGTTAGCTAATTTAAAATTTAACTTGGTGTTGTCCTTAACATCTATAGTTTCAAACTCAATATCTAAAGGATTTTCATTCCAATGTGCATTTTTTCCGTCTTTATAAACTTTAGCCTCATAAACTGTATTTTCATCTAAAAAACTAAAATCAACCTCTATTTCTCTCGAGTTTTCATCAGTAATACTTCCTAAAAACCAATCTCCTTTTTTATGCTCTTTTCTTGCAATGGTAACAAAATCGCCAACTTCTCCTGTCAGAACTTTAGATTCAGACCAATCAACACCTACATCTTTTATAAATTGAAGTGGTTTAGGGTTTGCTTCATAATGTTCTACCAAATCTGCTGCCATTTGCACAGGACTATAAATTACAACGTACAAAGCTAATTGATGGGCAAGTGTTGTATCTACTTGATTGTCCTTCTTATATTCGTCAAATTTTATATTAAAAATTCCTGGAGTAAAGTCTATTGGGCCAGCTAACATTCTTGTAAAAGCTACAATTGATAAATGTTCTGGCGGATTTCCTCCATCTCCAGACCATGCATTAAATTCTTGACCGCGCAGGCCTTCTCTAGAAATAATGTTAGGATACGTTCTTCTTAAACCTATTGCCTTTATAGGTTCGTGTGCATTTACTGCAACTTCATATTTTGCTGCTTTTATTGCCGCATTGTTGTATTGATTCACCATATATTGCCCATGATGATATTCACCTTTCGGTAAAATATTGCCCACATAACCAGACTTAACAACGTGCATTCCGTATTTCTGCATTAAAGCATACGCAGTATCTTGTTGTTTTTCATACGCTTATATTGCCGCAGAAGTTTCATAATGCATAATAATCTGAACTCCTTTTTCTTTTGCATATTTGGAAATTTCATCAAAATTGTAATCCGGATACGGTGTTACAAAATCAAAAACACCTTCTCTATCTTCAAAACCAATCCAACGTTCCCAACCTGTATTCCAGCCTTCAACTAAAACGCCTCCAATATTATTTTTTTGCTGAAAAATCGATAAAACGTTTCACATTTTCATCGAAAATTGAAGTTCTATATGGCGCTCCAAAACCTGCGCTTTCAGAACCATCTTCACCAAGTTCTTGTCCGAAATAAACCATCGTTGGCGCTGTAGAAATTGTGGTAGAAACAACCATTGCAGATTTTCCTTTTAAAGCATTTCCTGCAAATTCTGGGCTCGCAATTCTTTGCTCATCATGATTCTCTAAAAAGTGCAACATATGGTGCTCAATATCTTATAAGTCTTCTTGAATTGGCGGAATATTATCTGTCAAACCCTTTCCTTGCATTACATTTTTAATCGTGTCATAAAACTCAATATTTAGCAAACCCTATTTTTGGATTAAACACATATATACCAAACCTTTATACAACATAACTTTGGGAAATAAAAATAAAACTAAACTCTATAATCCACCTATATCTATATAAACAAAGGAAACATTACATACTGTATTGGGAAGTAGGCTCATCTTTAACGATGTCTGAACTACCTCAAATTCATAGTCATAAATATTGTAAAACCCGAGCTATAAATCCCTCATAAGTAAACTCCTTATTTCTAATTAAGACGTTTTAAAGTCTTAGCTCCTTAAATCATGCAATGTCAGTATCGGGACATTCGCATTCTGACCTAAATATTTCACCATTGGACTAGAGAAAATACTTCCAAAAAAAACATGCTTTTTATTAATAAAAGCTATCATTCCACTCTCTCTACTTTGCGCAAAACAACGGACACTTTCTTGTAAATTTAAGCTAAACAACTCATGATGTGTAAAATTAGTGGTTTCTAAAATTTGATTGAGTAACGCTTTTTTAATCAATTGCTCTTCGCTTAATATTTTGCTTTTTTGAACATGTAAAACTCGGATTGGAGCATTGGTTAATCGTGAAATTTCTATTAAAGTTGCCAATTCATTTTCTTTGTAATGAGTTTTAAAACTGGTAGGAAATACAATCTCTTTTGGGGTATTAAAAATAACATCTCCAGGAATCGTAAGTACTGGACAGTTTCTAACTTTTTCCATTGTATTTACAGCATTACTCCCCAAAATCATGTTTTTATCATCTGTTTTTCCTCGAGTTCCCATAATTATTAACTGAATGTTTTCGTTTGTAACATTTTTTTTGAGAACATCATTAAAAGATCCAAATTCATTCAAAAAATGGAATGTATGATGACTTTTCTCATTATTAGAAATAATTTTAGTTTTTAACTTTTCCATGTTTATTTCAGTCCGCTCTTTTACTTCATTTATTTTTTTATCCGTGGGAGGATTAAACAAGTTATTCTTGGCGTATCCAGGGTAATAGGTATGTAATATAAAAAATTCGCAAGATTCCTCTTTATATAGTTTAATTGCATAATTTATTGCGTTGCGTGCATTTTTTGAAAAGTCTGTTGGTAATAATATCTTTTTTTTCATCATCTACATTTATATATTGTTTTTATAAAAACAACTAAACTCTCTATCAAAAATCATTAATCTATATTTGGTAAAACTAACAATGGCGTTCTAATGTTATATGCTATTTCTTTAACCATATTCCTATTAAATAAATTATTAATAAAACTATGTTTATAATAACAAATAGCCAATATGTCTATTTTTTTTTTATAGACATATTCCATAATAGTTTCAACTTTACTTTGTGCTTCAAAAAGCCAATTAAGTTCAAAATCTTCTTTTTTAGAAATTTATAATAAATGATGAAGGTTCGCTAGTTGCTCATCTTCTAGTTTTTTTTCCTCATGAACATGAATTATCGTAGTTTTTGCACTAAATAATCTGCTAAGGTCTTTTAATGGAGCTAACTGTTTATTGGAATACTTCCTTTTAAAGCCTGAAGCAAACCCTATTTTTTTAGGCTCTTTGTAACTTAATTGGTTGGGTATTATTAAAAGAGGTACTTTTTTAATAGTTTTAATTGCTTTAAAACTATTGCTTCCAATAAATATTTTTTCTGTAGCAGTTTTTCCTTTACTTCCCATAACTACAAAATCTACATTTTCTTTTGTAATAAGTTCATTAATAGCTCGTGTTAACAGAAGTGAGGTGGCAATTATTTTAAAGGTATGTTTTGTTGTTTCTATATCACTTACAAGTTTATGCTGCAGTGCTAAACATTTTGCTTTTGAAGCACTGCAAAACTTAACAATTTCTTTTTCCGATTTATTTCTGTCCATAACACTTGTAGTCCGAGAAACTTTGTGTTCAACAGAATTTAAAATAATAAATCGAGACGGTTCATCTTTAAATAATTTAGCGGCATAAAATAAAGCACAATAAGCATTATTTGAAAAATCTGTTGGTATAAGAATTGTTTTTATAATGAAAATTTAAGGATATTATTTATTTATTAGTTCTTCGGAAGGTATAACCAAGAACGGAATATCCGTATGATATACCATTTGATTAACTACGGGTTTAAAAAGTAAATTCTCAAAGAAATTATGATTGTTATAAACCATTACCAAAAAGTTAACTTTATACTTTTTTTCAAACGATTCGATAACTTCAATAAGCTCCAACCCTTCTCCATCATGAAATATATGCACATTATCTACAAAGAAAGCTTCTAAAAAAGCTTCCGTCTGTTGCTGTGTTTCTTTCAATGAAATATTCTGATACACATTTAATATATGTAACCTGGACTGATGCTCCTCACAGAGTTCTCTTATTAATGACAGATATTTGTTAGATTTACTGACCTTGTAATCTGTAGGAAACAAAATCTCTCTTGGTTTCTTATATTTAAATTTAGAGGGAACAGCAATTACTGCGCAGTTTATTTTTTTAATAACATCCATTGTATTGGTACCAATAAATATTTCTTTAGCACCAGTAGCCCCTTTAGTCCCCATAACTACTAGATCAATATCATAGTCTTTAATAGCTTCTGCCATCTCAGATTTTAAGAAGTTTAATGAAGCAATAGTAATAAACTTGTGCTTTGTATTCTTAAATTCAGTATTTAATCTATTTTCTGTCTCCTTAAGTTTTCGCTCTGCTATTTCTTTTTCAACACCTTGTAATGCCAGTACAGAAGGACTATCCATCATATTATTTGCACTAATATTTATAAGAGTATACGTATGAAGAATATAAAAATTGCACTCAACATCTTTATATAATTGTACAGCATAAGATAGAGCATTGTCTGCATTTTCTGAAAAATCTGTGGGTAATAATATACATTTCATATGAGTATGAGTTTTTTTATAATTAGCAACGCAGGTTTTGATATAATCTTTTCATGCCTGCATATCTTTAATAATATTACAAAATTACACTTCAAAACTACACTTCAAATTGCACTCCTGAAATGACATAGGTCAGTAGCCTTACTTTTAAATATGAATTAGTAAAACTTTTTAATAAAAGATTTAATTCAACTGACATTCATCATTTCACATACTAAAATAGCCTCCTAAATTTGTTATAAAACGAAATACTATATCTATTCTAAAAGAATCGTAAAAATATTTCTGCTGTAAAAAATACTATTTAAAATAAGACTCTAAAAACGATGATTAAGACCTTAAATACTAACGAAAAAAACATCATACTTAATACAAATTACATAGGTAATTTAGGTTATATACATAATAACGAACCATTTGTTGTACCCATTACATACTTCTATAATGAAGAACAAAATAATATTATCTGTTACTCAAGTAATGGACACAAAATAAATGCTTTACGAAAAAAAAACGCAGTATCCTTGTGTGTGTGTCTGACATAAATTCTGTTAGTAACTGGAAATCGGTTCTAGTACGAGGAACATACAAAGAGCATTCAGGCAGTGGTGCTAAATACATACTCCATCAATTTTCGTTGGGTGTAAAAAAAAATATCACAAATTCGGAACAAAAAAACTTAGATTTTATCAATCAGTTTTCTAACAGAATTAATAAAGATGACATCCCTATAATATTTACCATCGAAATAGTAGATATTACAGGTAAAGGAAGGTAATTCTAATCGTAGAGAGTTAAACTTTAGTCAATAATTAATATCATTTTATCAATGGAAATCACCGCTAATTTTAATTATCAATCGAAGTTGTTCTTACGCAATTATTATAGTAAATTTTAATATTGCAGACTGGTTCTCATTTTACCAAATAGCAGCTGCTTCATTTCTTGTTGCCTTATTATTTTAAAATCTACAATTACTTTTTACTTCACTTCTCTTATTTAGCTTTTGTATCGATGCAGTTGATGGTTATTTAGCTAAACGCATTTTTTATTATTGTTACATTATTTTTTGCACCTAATCAGACTATTCTATTGTATGATTATTATTGGTTTATTAAAACCATTGAAGAAATTACGTTAATTTTTACATCTGATAATTAGGCATCTGATATAAGAGGAATCTATTGGTCTTTACAAAACAAACCCCATAGTATGAAGACAAGGTATTAAGAACATTCAACATTATAAATATGAATTTAACTGACATTCATC from Polaribacter sp. ALD11 includes the following:
- a CDS encoding FecR family protein, which gives rise to MTEKEFKNLLNKFLKGKATKEEKELLIAFEERAIKETKHALFFSDLEKSEIKSEIYSVIKKKTKSNYIFKLSVAASIILLIGLSSMWFLKQNNNSKILIVSNTSDQIKKVLLTDGSVVILNKKSAIKYIDNFNGTRHLDLEGEAFFNVKRNEKKPFIVKTRGINTKVLGTSFNIADNDSIISVTVATGLVKVYDANNSVLLKPNEQTRYKITSKSFRNRNIAHELTALWFKETTSLKKVSMEELAGFIKSNYNIEVKFLNNDFKRVQMSITIKRNENIESIIDQINYISELKLTLNKNNMIEVK
- a CDS encoding RNA polymerase sigma factor, coding for MTKIKLSDESAFAVLYDKLWERMYALAFSLLKNKDLSKDLVQEVFIDFWVRRLNIENNNIEAYLIKATRFRVYKELRDTKFHKTNIDQIDVLKTPHASGILDSFQLKETEDRINKAINKLPKKRYQIFTLSRFKELNNFEISQKLGISKRTVETQISLAIRSIKSEVNL
- a CDS encoding universal stress protein; translation: MKKKILLPTDFSKNARNAINYAIKLYKEESCEFFILHTYYPGYAKNNLFNPPTDKKINEVKERTEINMEKLKTKIISNNEKSHHTFHFLNEFGSFNDVLKKNVTNENIQLIIMGTRGKTDDKNMILGSNAVNTMEKVRNCPVLTIPGDVIFNTPKEIVFPTSFKTHYKENELATLIEISRLTNAPIRVLHVQKSKILSEEQLIKKALLNQILETTNFTHHELFSLNLQESVRCFAQSRESGMIAFINKKHVFFGSIFSSPMVKYLGQNANVPILTLHDLRS
- a CDS encoding universal stress protein, giving the protein MFIIKTILIPTDFSNNAYCALFYAAKLFKDEPSRFIILNSVEHKVSRTTSVMDRNKSEKEIVKFCSASKAKCLALQHKLVSDIETTKHTFKIIATSLLLTRAINELITKENVDFVVMGSKGKTATEKIFIGSNSFKAIKTIKKVPLLIIPNQLSYKEPKKIGFASGFKRKYSNKQLAPLKDLSRLFSAKTTIIHVHEEKKLEDEQLANLHHLL
- a CDS encoding universal stress protein, coding for MKCILLPTDFSENADNALSYAVQLYKDVECNFYILHTYTLINISANNMMDSPSVLALQGVEKEIAERKLKETENRLNTEFKNTKHKFITIASLNFLKSEMAEAIKDYDIDLVVMGTKGATGAKEIFIGTNTMDVIKKINCAVIAVPSKFKYKKPREILFPTDYKVSKSNKYLSLIRELCEEHQSRLHILNVYQNISLKETQQQTEAFLEAFFVDNVHIFHDGEGLELIEVIESFEKKYKVNFLVMVYNNHNFFENLLFKPVVNQMVYHTDIPFLVIPSEELINK